The Sphingobium sp. JS3065 genomic sequence CCCGATGGCGAGACGGTGGAGGGCAATTTCGAAACCCTCGACCGGCACGGCATGCTGATCCTGCGCTTGGCGAATGGGCAGAGCCGTGCCATTCATGCCGGCGATATCTTTCTCATCTGAGGATCAGGCCATGCTTCTCGCGATCGACGCGGGCAATACCAATGTGGTTTTCGCGCTGCTGGAGGGGCGGGAGATACGCGCCCGCTGGCGCATCGCCACCGATCCCCGGCGCACGGCGGATGAATATGCGGTCTGGCTGAACCAGCTTCTGATGCTGGAGGGTTATAAGATCGCCGATGTGGAGGCGGTGATCATCGCCACGGTCGTGCCCCGCGCCCTGCATAATCTTCAGGTGCTGGCGGAGAAATATTTCAAGACGACCGCGCTCGTTGCCGGTCAGGCGCCGGTGGAATGGGGCATCGAACTCGATGTGGCGGAACCGGCTTCGGTCGGTGCGGACCGGGTTGTAAACGCCATCGCCGCCCACCATCTCTATCGCGAAGACCTGATCGTCATCGATTTCGGAACGGCGACGACCTTCGACGTCATCGACTATCATGGCGCTTACAAGGGCGGCATCATCGCGCCGGGCATCAACCTGTCGCTGGATGCGCTGGTGACCGCCGCCGCGAAGCTGCCGAAGATCGCGATCGCGCCGCCGGAAAGCCGGTCGGTTATCGGTCGCACGACGGAGGCGCAGATGCTGATCGGCGTCTTCTGGGGCTATGTGGCGATGATGGAGGGGCTGGTCGCCCGCATGCGCGCGGAGATCGGCCGTCCCGCCAAGGTGATTGCAACGGGGGGCCTGGCGGTCCTCTTCGATGACAATAGCGACATTTTCGATGCGATCGCGCCCGATCTCACGATCCTGGGCCTCGCTTCATTGTATGAACGGAGTTTGAAAACATAATGACACCTGGAAATGAGCTGATCTTCCTGGCCCTTGGCGGGTCGGGGGAGATCGGCATGAATGTGAATCTCTACGGTTGCCAGGGCAAATGGGTGATGGTCGACCTGGGCCTGACCTTTGCCGATCCGGCCTATCCGGGGGTTGATCTGGTGCTGCCGGACCTCGCCTTTATCGAGGAACGCAAGGACGACCTGCTCGGCATCGTGCTGACCCATGGGCATGAGGACCATATCGGCGCCATTCCCTATCTCGCCGCCGATCTTGGCGTGCCGCTTTATGCGACGCCTTTCACCGCGGGCCTTATCCGGCTGAAGCTGGAGGAAGAGGGGCTGAGCAGGGAGGTCGAACTCAACGTCATCGACAATGAGGGCAGCTTCGCGCTGGGGCCGTTCGGCTTCCGCTATGTGCCGCTGGCCCACTCCATCCCGGAAGGCAATGCGGTGCTGATCGACACGCCTTATGGGAAGATTTTCCATACCGGCGACTGGAAGCTGGATGAGACGCCGCTTCTCGGCCAGCCCTCCACCCCGGCGGAATTGACCGCGATCGGCGATGAGGGCGTGCTGGCGCTGGTGTGCGACAGCACCAATGTCTTCAACCCCGAAGCCAGCGGGTCCGAAGGCGATGTGCGCGAAGGGCTGATGGAAACGATCAAGGGCGCGAAGGGGCGCGTGCTGGTCACGACCTTCGCCTCCAACGCGGCGCGCCTGCAAACCTTGGGGGAGGTCGCCAACGCGGTGGGGCGCAAGCTCTGCGTGGCGGGGCGGTCGCTCGACCGGATCATCTCGACGGCGCGGACGGCGGGCTATCTCAAGGATTTCCCGCCGACCGTCGATTGGGACGATGTCATGGCGCTGCCCCACAATGAGGTGATGATCATCGCAACCGGCGGGCAGGGGGAGGCGCGGGCCGCCCTGTCCCGCATCGCCTTCGACAGCCATCCGATCAAGCTGGACGAGGGCGATCTGGTCGTCTTCTCCTCCAAGCAGATTCCGGGCAATGAAATCGCCATCGGGCGCATCCAGAACGCGCTGGCGGCCAAGGGCGTGCTGATGGTGACGGATCGCCAGGCGGAGGTGCATGTCTCCGGCCATCCGGGGCGGCCCGAATTGCAAGCCATGTACCGCTGGGTGCGGCCGCAGATCCTGCTGCCCGTGCATGGCGAGCGGCGGCACATGGCCGAACAGGCGCGGCTGGGCCTGGCAAGCGGCGTGCCCTCCGCCGTGGTGCAGTCCAATGGCGACCTGTTGCGTCTGGCCCCCAACGGACCGCAGATCATCGGTCAGGAAACGACCGGACGGCTGGTGCTGGACGGCGACGTCATCCTGCCGGCGGACGGATCGACCATGAACGAACGGCGCAAGATCGCGCTGCACGGCCAGATCAGCGTCGCGGTGGCGATGGATGGCAAGGGGCGGGTGATCGGCACGCCGGCCTTGCGCACCCAGGGCGTACCGGTGGAAGAGGACAAGGCGGCCTTTCTGGAGGAAGCCGCGGATGAAGCCGCCAGCGCGGTCGCCAAGGGATCGCGCGAAGAGGACGCCTTGCGCGAGCGGGTGCGGCTGGCGGTGCGGCGCACGGCGACGCGCTGGACCGGCAAGAAGCCGGTGGTGGACGTGCTGCTCATTCAAGCCTAAGCCTGACGCCTATGAACTGGTACGCCATCTTTGCCATCTATGTGCTGTTCTGGGTGATCAGCGCCTTCATCGTGCTGCCCTTCGGCCTTCGCACGCCCGATGAAACGGGCGAGGCGCTGCTGACGGGGCAGGCGGACAGCGCGCCCAGCAATTTCCGGCCCGGCATGGTCGCCATCCGGGCGACGATCCTGTCGGCGGTGGCGTTCGGTCTTTATTACGCCAATTATGTCGAAGGCTGGATCACGCTGGAGCGGTGGACGCATATCGGCTGAGGATTTCGCCGGGGCGCCGATTCAGCCTGGAGCGATCACCATCATGTGCATCCATGCCCGCACGCGGAAGCCAAGTGTCTCGTAAAGCGCGACCGTCGCCTCATGCGCGGCATAGGCATGGAGGAAGGGCGTCTCCCCCCGTTCCAGCATGGCTTTGGCGACGGTCCGCATCAGCCGTTTCGCATGACCATGCCCGCGATGGTCGGGATGGGTGCAGACACCGCTGACTTCGGCAAAGCCGGGCATGCGCATCCGCTCGCCCGCCATGGCGATCAACCTGCCCTGTTCCCTGATGCCGATGAAGCGGCCAAGCCGGTGGGTGAGGGGCAGGAACGGCCCCGGCTTCGTCATGAGGGCAAGGGCGCGCATCTCCTCTGCATCCGCGTCCGTCAGGACGATGGCTTCAACCGGCGCGGCGTCCCCCAAAATCTCTTCCGCCACCATCTGCGCCAACACGGCTTCGCGCACCAGGCGCGTGCCGGGTGGCGGCGTCGGGGCATCGGGTTCCACGATCCACGCCTCGCCATTGTCCGGCACGAGAGCGGCCAGCGCGGTTTGCGCCGCCGCCCCGTCATCCGCGGCTGCGGCGAAGGGGCCGTAGCGCGGATCGATGCGCAACGCCCGTCCATCCCCCTGGGCCAATCGCTGCCAGCCGCCATGAAGGGCGTTCCAGACCGGACGATGCAGGGGATGATGCGGCATAGTGACCCTATTTTCGGCTAAGATGCGGGGAAAGCAAGCCTATCCCATCGTTGCCCGACGGACTGGCCGCGAAAATCGCTCGATTGCGTAACAATCGGCTTCCCAGGCCCGTCTTGGCGAGTGCGATTTACCAAATGGAAATCATGTTTGGGCAATGGTGGCGATGACGTGCCACGCCCTGAACGAAACTTGATCGCATTACTGCGGGGGCGCATGACGCCGGATACTCAGCAAAGCGCTGAAGTGCAGGCGAATCTCGTCAAATCGCTCTATGCCTCCCCGGCGTCGCTGATGATCGGCGCGGTGGCGGGCGGGGCGCTGGGGCTGGTCATCGCCTGGTATGCGCGAATCACCGCCATCACCGTCATTGCCGTCCTGATCTGCCTGGTCGGACTCAGCCGGTCGATCTCCGCCGTCTATTTCCAGCGCCAGCTTGCCCATAAGGGGGGTGGCACTCAGCCGATCTGGGGGCTGGCCTATGAACTGGGCGCCTGGTGCTATGCGGCGCTGCTGGGGATTTTGACATTCGCGACCCTGCTGCTGTCTCATGACGCTAAGCTGCACGTACTGGCCGTGTGCCTGGTAGCCTCCTATTCCGGCGGGATTTCCGGCCGCAATGCGGGGCGCATCCAGGTCGCGGTCGGCCAGACCTGCCTTTCATTGCTGCCCACCTCGCTGGGCCTCATCCTTTCAGGTGGGCTGGGCTATACGGTGCTCGGCATCCTCTGTTTCCTGATGATCTTCGCCATGGCGGACATCACGAAGACGACGCATCGCATCGTACTGGAGGCGATGCAGGGCAAATATGAAAAATCCCAACTCGCCATCAAGTTCGAGCGGCTGGCCCGGTTCGACAGCCTGACCGGCGTCGAAAACCGCATGGCGATGCAGATGCGGCTGCGCGAACTGTTCGACGGACGACGATCCGACCAGATCGCGATGGCGGTGTTCTGGATGGACCTGGACCGGTTCAAGGAAATCAACGATTCCCTGGGGCATATGATCGGCGACCAGCTTCTGCGCAGGGTCGCCGAAAGGCTGTCTCATGCACTGGACGGGCGGGGCCATGTCGCGCGCTTCGGCGGGGATGAGTTCGTCCTGATCTGTCCCGGCGCCGACCGGCCCGCGGCGGAGCAGATCGCGGGCGACGTGATGGCGGAATTCGCGCATGATTTCGAGGTTGGCGGCTATCGGTTGGGCGTGACCGCCTCCATGGGCATCGCCGTCGCGCCGGAGGACGGACAGGACGGCGAGGAATTGCTCCAGCATGCCGACATGGCCCTGTATCAGGCGAAAAATGCCGGACGGAACCGCCATGCGCAGTTCACCTGGACGATGAAGGAGCGGCAGAACCGCACTTACGACCTGGAAATGGGCCTGCGCTGCGCCATGGCCAATGAAGAGCTGGTGCTGCATTATCAGCCGATCTTCGACACGGAAACGGGCAGGATCACGATCTGCGAGGCGCTGATGCGCTGGGATCACCCGACGCTCGGCCGCATTTCCCCGGCGGAATTCATTCCGATCGCGGAAAGCTGTTCGATGATCGAGCCGATCACCGCCTGGGCGCTGGAGCGCGCCTGCCAGGATGCGATGGAATGGGATGAGAATGTCCGCGTCGCCGTCAATATCTCCCCGGTGCTGATCAAGAGCGATGGCCTGCCCCGCGCCGTGATTTCGGCATTGATGCAGTCGGGGTTGAAGGCGCGCCGCCTGGAACTGGAAGTGACCGAATCGATCTTCCTGGAGGATAGCGGCCGGACCAACCTGATCCTGTCCGCCTTGCAGCGGATCGGCCTGCGGCTGGCGCTGGACGATTTCGGCACGGGCTATTCCTCGCTCGGCTATCTGCGTGACTATGCCTTCGACACGATCAAGGTCGATCAGAGCTTCATGCGCGGCGTGGAGGGCAATTCACGCCATCGCGCTATCGCCCAGTCGGTCGCCTATCTGGCCCATGCGCTGGATGTGGAGACGGTGGCGGAAGGCATAGAGACGGAGGATCAATTGCGCTGCGCCAGGGAAATGGGGTTCACCAATGTCCAGGGCTTCATATTGAGCCGGCCGGTGCCCGCCGCCCAGGTGCTGGAGATGATGCGGCGCATGGACGAGGCCAGCGGCGCCGTGGCCATGCCACAGGACCGGCGGCGCGCCTGATCCTATCTGTGCAGTCGGGTCTGGGCGGTAGCCAGGCGGCGCATCATCCGCACATCCTTCAAGTCGAGTTTGAGCGCGGTTTCGGCCCAATTTTCGACGATGTCCTTCAATTCCTCATATTCCAGCGGATCGACGCGCCGCCCCGCCTGGAACACGCCGACATGGCCCGCATGATGGGACAGGCTGGACGCGATATAGTCGCGCACCGCCTGTTCGCCCTCGCCATCCTCCACCAGCGTATGGACGATGCCCATGTCGTACATTTCCTGCGCGCTGTAGACCTTGCCCGACAGGATCATCCGTTCCGCCGTCAGCCGCCCCAGCCTGCGCGCCAGGATGGAATAGGCCCCCATGCCGGGGAACAGGCCGAAGAGCATTTCAGGCAGGCCGAAGCGGGCGCTGCGCTCCGCGATCACGACATCGAAGCAGAGCAGCGCCTCGAACCCGCCGCCCAGCGCATCGCCCTGCGCCAGCGCGATCGAGATCACCGGCAGGTCGCCGTTGCGCCAGGTGCGGTGCACCACATCGATGCAGGCATGGCCGTAATCGACCAGGCCGGGCAGGTCGCCGCGCTCGATACATCCGGCGAACAGTTCCAGGTCGCCGCCCAGGTTGAACACGCCCGGAAAGCGCGATCCCGCCACCATATATTTGATCGGCAACTTGCCCGCGTCGAACAGCCTTTTGGCCTCCACATACCAGTGACGGACGTCGCGCAGCATCGCCGGACTGAAATTGGGCCGATTCGCGGGCGTCATGAAAGCCCAGAGAGTGGCGGCCGCCGCGTCCCAGCTTACGTCGATCTGGCCCAGGTCGAACATGGTCGACGTGCCGATTTCCTGCGTCGAAGCTGTGCTTTCCGTAACGGAAGCCAGACCCGCATCCTCATCCGCCGGCAGATGGGCGGGACTAAGATCGTCCATATGTTCTCGCGCGGAATTAAATCGCCCGGAATCAATCATCTGAGCCCCCAAACTGCAATTGATCATGAGGAAAACAGTGTTGCCGTTCTTATGCAACCGCCGCGCGCAGGCTTGCCCCAAAATTAACCATTTTTATTAGCTACTGTTGCCGACATGTCGCCCAAACCAGGGTTGTCGAAGGGTAAATGTTGCGGAAATGCAACAAACTGCTCTTTTGAGTTCCGACGCAAATTGGGGGCAGGCCTTTGTTAACCTTTATTAATTACGGTGGGGCTTATGAACATGCC encodes the following:
- a CDS encoding DUF1467 family protein is translated as MNWYAIFAIYVLFWVISAFIVLPFGLRTPDETGEALLTGQADSAPSNFRPGMVAIRATILSAVAFGLYYANYVEGWITLERWTHIG
- a CDS encoding putative bifunctional diguanylate cyclase/phosphodiesterase; translated protein: MTPDTQQSAEVQANLVKSLYASPASLMIGAVAGGALGLVIAWYARITAITVIAVLICLVGLSRSISAVYFQRQLAHKGGGTQPIWGLAYELGAWCYAALLGILTFATLLLSHDAKLHVLAVCLVASYSGGISGRNAGRIQVAVGQTCLSLLPTSLGLILSGGLGYTVLGILCFLMIFAMADITKTTHRIVLEAMQGKYEKSQLAIKFERLARFDSLTGVENRMAMQMRLRELFDGRRSDQIAMAVFWMDLDRFKEINDSLGHMIGDQLLRRVAERLSHALDGRGHVARFGGDEFVLICPGADRPAAEQIAGDVMAEFAHDFEVGGYRLGVTASMGIAVAPEDGQDGEELLQHADMALYQAKNAGRNRHAQFTWTMKERQNRTYDLEMGLRCAMANEELVLHYQPIFDTETGRITICEALMRWDHPTLGRISPAEFIPIAESCSMIEPITAWALERACQDAMEWDENVRVAVNISPVLIKSDGLPRAVISALMQSGLKARRLELEVTESIFLEDSGRTNLILSALQRIGLRLALDDFGTGYSSLGYLRDYAFDTIKVDQSFMRGVEGNSRHRAIAQSVAYLAHALDVETVAEGIETEDQLRCAREMGFTNVQGFILSRPVPAAQVLEMMRRMDEASGAVAMPQDRRRA
- a CDS encoding GNAT family N-acetyltransferase translates to MPHHPLHRPVWNALHGGWQRLAQGDGRALRIDPRYGPFAAAADDGAAAQTALAALVPDNGEAWIVEPDAPTPPPGTRLVREAVLAQMVAEEILGDAAPVEAIVLTDADAEEMRALALMTKPGPFLPLTHRLGRFIGIREQGRLIAMAGERMRMPGFAEVSGVCTHPDHRGHGHAKRLMRTVAKAMLERGETPFLHAYAAHEATVALYETLGFRVRAWMHMMVIAPG
- a CDS encoding ribonuclease J → MTPGNELIFLALGGSGEIGMNVNLYGCQGKWVMVDLGLTFADPAYPGVDLVLPDLAFIEERKDDLLGIVLTHGHEDHIGAIPYLAADLGVPLYATPFTAGLIRLKLEEEGLSREVELNVIDNEGSFALGPFGFRYVPLAHSIPEGNAVLIDTPYGKIFHTGDWKLDETPLLGQPSTPAELTAIGDEGVLALVCDSTNVFNPEASGSEGDVREGLMETIKGAKGRVLVTTFASNAARLQTLGEVANAVGRKLCVAGRSLDRIISTARTAGYLKDFPPTVDWDDVMALPHNEVMIIATGGQGEARAALSRIAFDSHPIKLDEGDLVVFSSKQIPGNEIAIGRIQNALAAKGVLMVTDRQAEVHVSGHPGRPELQAMYRWVRPQILLPVHGERRHMAEQARLGLASGVPSAVVQSNGDLLRLAPNGPQIIGQETTGRLVLDGDVILPADGSTMNERRKIALHGQISVAVAMDGKGRVIGTPALRTQGVPVEEDKAAFLEEAADEAASAVAKGSREEDALRERVRLAVRRTATRWTGKKPVVDVLLIQA
- a CDS encoding type III pantothenate kinase: MLLAIDAGNTNVVFALLEGREIRARWRIATDPRRTADEYAVWLNQLLMLEGYKIADVEAVIIATVVPRALHNLQVLAEKYFKTTALVAGQAPVEWGIELDVAEPASVGADRVVNAIAAHHLYREDLIVIDFGTATTFDVIDYHGAYKGGIIAPGINLSLDALVTAAAKLPKIAIAPPESRSVIGRTTEAQMLIGVFWGYVAMMEGLVARMRAEIGRPAKVIATGGLAVLFDDNSDIFDAIAPDLTILGLASLYERSLKT
- a CDS encoding crotonase/enoyl-CoA hydratase family protein — encoded protein: MDDLSPAHLPADEDAGLASVTESTASTQEIGTSTMFDLGQIDVSWDAAAATLWAFMTPANRPNFSPAMLRDVRHWYVEAKRLFDAGKLPIKYMVAGSRFPGVFNLGGDLELFAGCIERGDLPGLVDYGHACIDVVHRTWRNGDLPVISIALAQGDALGGGFEALLCFDVVIAERSARFGLPEMLFGLFPGMGAYSILARRLGRLTAERMILSGKVYSAQEMYDMGIVHTLVEDGEGEQAVRDYIASSLSHHAGHVGVFQAGRRVDPLEYEELKDIVENWAETALKLDLKDVRMMRRLATAQTRLHR